One Bacteroidales bacterium DNA segment encodes these proteins:
- a CDS encoding PepSY-associated TM helix domain-containing protein, whose translation MNPKLRKWLRIIHRDLGFVMVGICLVYAISGILLNHMNGKDPSYHIRKETIHLSENLSREKLEEAWNSQHNLPKLNKILTAGNGHYRLMLQGGMGLYDPLKGSVDYEISKKRPLIYWINQLHYNRVGGWSPMADIFAGSLIFFAISGLFMVPGKKGITGRGKYYLLLGLLIPVIYILLS comes from the coding sequence ATGAATCCTAAATTACGGAAATGGTTACGCATCATACACCGTGACCTCGGTTTCGTAATGGTGGGAATATGCCTGGTATATGCAATATCAGGCATATTGCTGAACCATATGAACGGGAAGGATCCGTCATACCATATCCGGAAAGAAACCATACATTTATCGGAAAACCTTTCCCGGGAAAAACTGGAAGAAGCGTGGAATTCGCAGCATAACTTACCTAAACTGAATAAAATACTGACCGCTGGAAACGGGCACTACAGACTGATGCTCCAGGGTGGTATGGGCTTGTATGATCCGCTGAAAGGATCCGTAGACTACGAGATAAGTAAAAAGCGGCCATTGATATACTGGATCAATCAATTGCATTATAACAGGGTGGGAGGATGGTCTCCTATGGCCGATATATTTGCAGGATCGCTGATCTTCTTTGCCATTTCCGGATTGTTCATGGTACCCGGTAAAAAAGGAATTACCGGCCGTGGAAAATACTATCTGTTGTTGGGGTTGCTGATCCCTGTGATATATATCCTGTTGTCCTGA